The Halorubrum salinarum genome segment CCGGAGCCGCTCGCTCCCGCGCCGCGCGGCGCGCGCCAGCAGCTCGACCGCGTCGTCGGTGTCCATCGCGACGAGGGCGTCCACCGCGGCGCCGCGCACGAGCTCGTTCGGTTCGGTCACCAGCGGCCGGACCGCCTCGACCGCCTCGCCGCCCGCCCGGGCGTACCCGCTCACGGCCCGGGCGCGGACCCGCGCGTCGTCGTCGTCGAACGCCTCGCGGAGCCGCGGCGCGGCGTCCTCGCCCCCCGCGGCGGCCAGCCCCGTCGCGGCGACCATGCGGTACGCGGCCCGGTCGCGGTCCAGCCAGCGGGAGAAGGCGGCGACCGCGCCCGCCTCGCGCCCCTCGCCGTCCGCGTCGCCCGCGGCCCCGCGCTCGGCGATCCGCCTCGCCACTCGGTCGACGTGGTCGTCGCCGTGGAAGTACAGCGACTCGATCGCCGCGGCGCGGACGGCGTCGTCGGGGTCGTCGAGGGCGGTCTCGAACAGGGCGTCGACGATCCGCCCCTCGTCCGCGCTCATCGACGCCGAGGGGTTCCCGAGCGCCTCGGCCGCCTCCCGCCGCGCGGCCGCGTCGAATCGCCGCGGATTGAGCCGCGTCACCGCGGCCGGCCCGCCGTCGTCGCGGCGGTCTCGCCCGGCGCCGCCGCTGTCCTCCGCCCCGGAGCGCTCCCCCGTTCGCGACGCGTCGTCCATCTACGAACAGTTCCCCGAACCGGTACGTTAAACGTACGCCCGCGGCTATCACCAGTGAGAATCCGCGGCCGGGCCGCGAGCAGTCCGCGTCAGCCGAGCTCGAACTCCCGGACGACGCGGTACTCCGGGCCGGACGCGGTCAGCCTCGACTCCACCAGCCGGATCTCGCCGACCGAGAACGACCCGATCGCAGGGCCGTCCGCGTCGAGCGCGTCGCGGACCGCGTCGGCGCCGGCCGCGCTTTCCACCCTCGCCAGCGTGACGTGCGGCGTGAAGTCGTGATCGGCCGGGTCGACCCCGAGCGCGGTCGCCTCCGCTTCGAGCGCCTCGTGGAGCGCGGCGAGGGCGCCGCCGCCGCGCTCGACCCCGGCCCAGGCGACGGAGACGTACTCCCGGTTCGGGAAGACGCCGGGGCCGGCGACCTCGACCTCGAACGGGGCGACGCCCGCGCGGTCGACGGCGCGCTCGCCGGCCGCGATCACGTCGTCGAGCGGGGGGTCGCCCCCGCCGTCGCGGCCGCCGATTTCGCCGAGGAACTTCAGCGTCACGTGCGCCTGCTCGGGGTCGACCGGGTTGACGCCGGGCGCGTCGGCGAACGGGGCCTGCGCGTCCGCGACGGCGGGCGCGAGGGCGTCCGGGAGGTCGACGGCGAAGAACGCGCGCATCTCGGTCGAGGGATCGGCCGAGGGACGGATACGGCTTGGGGCCGGGCCGGCGAGCGACACGTAAATACTCCCGTATCAGTCCGGCACCAGTCCCACCAGCGGCGCGGTCGTAGCCGACACCGATGGCCACCACCGGCTCCGCGCGGCTGGAATCGACCCCGGCGCCTGAGGTCTCGGAGCGTCGAGCACCGAGCGTCGCCCGGACCGACGACGGCCGCCGGATCGCGTACGCGACGTACGGCCCGCCGACCGGCGACCCGCTCGTCTTCCTCCACGGGACGCCCGGGTCACGCCGACTGGGGGCGCTCCTCGAACCGTCGGCGCGGGCGAACGACGTCCGCGTCATCGCGCCCGACAGGCCCGGTTGCGGTCGGTCATCACCGAAGCCGGACCGGACGATCGCCGACGCCGCGGCGTCCGTGCGGCCCGTCCTGGACGACGCGGGCGTCGATTGCGCGCCGCTCGCCGCGTTCTCCGGCGGGGCTCCCTACGCCCTCTCGACGGCGGCGACGCTGGGCGAGCGGGTCACCGGCGTCGACCTCGTCGCCGGGGCGACGCCGCCCTCCTTCACCGACGACGCGCCGGCGGTACAGCGGTTTTTGACCGGTCTCGCGTCCGCGACGCCCTCGGTCCTCGGGGCGCTGTTCCGCGGACAGGCGTGGCTCGCGGACCGGGCCGACCCGTCGTTCGTGGTCGGGCAGTACGCCGCGGACGCGGACGCCGTCCCCGCCGACGCCGCGGCGACGGTGAAAGCGGACTTCCTCGCGGCGTTCGAGCGCCACCGGAGCGGCGCGGTCACCGAGTTCCGCGCCGCGGGGGACGACTGGGGGATCGACCTCGGCGCGGTCGATATCCCGGTGCGCCTGTGGCACGGGACGGCCGACGCCAACGTCCCGATAGCCGGGGCCCGGCGACTGGCCGAGGCGCTCCCGACGGCCGACCTCCGCACCCTCGACGGCGCGGACCACCTCGGAACCCTCCTCCGGGCCGCCCCCGAGGTGCTGGCGCGTCCCCGCTGACCGCTTCCACCCGCACCGCTTCTCGAACCTGTCCAGAACCCGTGCCGAACCATGCGGATTGATGTGTGGGAGCGCCAAACGGCGAGCGATCGCCGAATGAAACGGATCCGGTTCTCGGCCGCTTACCCGGAGCGGCTCCGTCACCCCCTCCACCGATCGATCGTCGGCGAGTCGCCGATCGCTCGCGCCGAGCTGCTGATGTGGAGTCCGACGGCGGACGCGACGACGCTGCTCTGGTTCGACGGCGACCGCGACGCGACGACCGCCGCCGTCGAGGCGCTCGACTCGCTGGTCGCGCGCAGCCTCGTGCGCGGGGCGGGCGGGACCTACGCCTTCCTCCGACAGGACGACTACGAGTTCCCGGCGGCGCTCCTCGACACCGTCGCGTCGTCGCGGGTGATCTTCCTCCCGCCGGTCGTCTTCCGCGAGGACGGCGACGTGCGGTTCGAGGCGGCGGGCGCGACGGCGGCGCTCAGCGGCTTCCACGACGACCTCGCCGACCTCGCCGACCTCACCATCGAGCGGGTCCAGGAGTTCGAGCGCCGGGCGACCCCCTCCCGGCTGACCGACCGACAGCGCGCGGCGCTGGAGGCGGCGGTCTCGGCGGGCTACTACGAGGTGCCCCGCGAGGGCACCGTCGCGGACGTCGCGGCCGCGCTCGACTGCTCGACGAGCACGGCCGGGGAACTGCTCCGCAAGGCGGAGGCGGCGGTCGTCGAGCGCGCCGTCGAGTCAGAGTGATCGAGTCCGCCGCGAGGGAGAAAATCCGCGTTCACAGCCGCTCGCGGAGCGTGTCCGCGGTCGCGTCGCCGACGCCGTCCACGTCGATGAGGTCCTCGCGGGAGGCCTCGCGGACGTTCTCCACCGAGCCGAAGCGGCGGAGGAGCCGGCGACGCGTCTCGGGGCCGACGCCGGGCACGTCGTCGAGGACGGTCGCCACCTCGTCGCGGACGGTCTGGTGGTACGCGACCGCGAACCGGTGCGCCTCGTCGCGCACGCGCTGGAGGAGGTGGAGCTCGGGCGCGTCGTCGTCCCACCGGCGGGTCCCGGTCGGGGTGACGACCAGCTCCTCCGCCTTCGCGAGCGCGACGACGGGCACGTCCCACCCCGTCTCCGCGAGCGCGTCGCGGGCGGCCCCCAGCTGTCCGTCGCCGCCGTCGATGAGGAGCAGGTCCGGGTCGGGGCGGTCGTCCGAGCCGTCGAGCGCGCGCTCGGCGCGCCACCGGACCAGCTCGCGCATGTTCGCGTAGTCGTCGTTGCGCTCGGTCAGCTTCTTCCGGCGGTAGTCGGCCGTCTCCGCGCTCCCGTCGACGAAGCACACGTCGGAGCCGACCACTGCGGTCCCCTGCGCGTGGCTCACGTCGAACCCCTCGATCCGCTCGGGGCGGGCGATCCCGAGCCGCTCGCCGAGCGCGCCGACGGGGTCGTCGCGCCCGCCGCGCTTCCGGGCGTTCTTCAGCGCGAGCTCGACCAGCTTCGCCTCGCGGCCGGCGCCCGGCACGCGGACCGCGACCCCCTCGCCCTCCAGCCAGTCGACCACGTCCGGGTCGGCGGGCCGCTCGGCGAGGAGGACCGCGTCCGGGAACTCCCGCTCGGCGTAGTACTGCGCGAGGAACGCCGCGAGGACGGCGGCCGGGGTGTTGGCGTCGGCGGACGAGGGGCCGCCGTCCGCGTCCTCGACCGCCGCGGCGTCCAGCCGGTGGCGGCTCCGGTCGACGAGCTGGCCCCGCTCGCTGTGGAGTCGGGCCACCCGGGCCGTGTCGCCCTCGACGGCGGCCGCGAGCACGTCGACGGTGCGGTCGTCGCTCCGGTCGCTGACGGCCTCGCCGCCCTCGCCGTGGAACGCCTCGACGGCCTCCAGCCGGTCGCGGAGGTTCGCGGCGCGCTCGAACTCGTTCGCCTCGGCGGCCGCCTCCATCCGGCGGCGGAGGGGGTCGGCGAGGACGCCGGTCTCGCCCTCGAAGAAGCGCCGCGCGGCGGCCACGTCCTCGGCGTACTCCGCCGGGGATATCTCCCCGGTACACGGGGCGGAGCAGATGCCCATCTCGTAGTCGAGGCAGGGCCGGTCGCGGCCCTCGTACTTGTGGTCCGAGCAGCCGCGCAGCCGATACTCGTCGCGGACCGCCTTCACGACGGTCTCGACGCGCCCCACGTCGGTGAAGGGGCCGTACGCGACCGCGCCCGCCTCGGGGTCGCGGGTCACCTCGATCCGGGGCACCTCGTGGTCGGAGAAGGCGACCAGCGGGTACGACTTGTCGTCCTTCAGCCGGACGTTGTAGCGCGGCCGGAGCCGCTTGATCAGGTTCGCCTCCAAGAGCAGCGCCTGCGTCTCGGTGTCGGTGACGGCGAACTCGATCCGGTCGGCGCGCTCGACCATCCCCCGGATCCGCCCCGAGCGCGGGTCCGCGTACGACCGCACCCGGTCGCGGAGGTCGAGCGCCTTCCCGACGTACAGCGTTGCCTCGCCCGCCCGGAACTGGTAGACCCCCGGCTCCGTCGGGAGGTCTCGGGCCCGCTCGCGCACCGCGTCGGCGTCCATCGGTCTCGGACCGACGTAGCCGCCCGACGCCATTGAACGCTGCGGGGCGCGGTCCTCGCCGCCGCGCCGCCGGCCGCCCGATGTTATCAGAATCGAATATCGGGACGGACGCTTTATAATGGCGCTTGGGAGACGGTGACGTAGACATGAGTAGACTTCGCGAGCGCCTGCGGGCCGCACTCGGGTGGAGGAGCGATTCCCGGTCGGTTCCCGACGGGGGCGTCGTCGTCGAGGGCGAGCCGGCCGGATCGACCGACGAGACGGGGGCCGACGGGAGTCAGATCGGCGCCGACGACGGGGGCGACGCCGACCACTCGGTCACCGAAGAGGACGGCGTCGACCGCGCGGCGACGCTCGCCGGCGCCGGCTTCGAGCAGGTGTTCAACGCCACCAGCATCCCGACGTTCATCCTCGACTGCGACGGGAACGTCGCCGAGTGGAACG includes the following:
- the thpR gene encoding RNA 2',3'-cyclic phosphodiesterase, with the protein product MRAFFAVDLPDALAPAVADAQAPFADAPGVNPVDPEQAHVTLKFLGEIGGRDGGGDPPLDDVIAAGERAVDRAGVAPFEVEVAGPGVFPNREYVSVAWAGVERGGGALAALHEALEAEATALGVDPADHDFTPHVTLARVESAAGADAVRDALDADGPAIGSFSVGEIRLVESRLTASGPEYRVVREFELG
- a CDS encoding alpha/beta fold hydrolase, with the protein product MATTGSARLESTPAPEVSERRAPSVARTDDGRRIAYATYGPPTGDPLVFLHGTPGSRRLGALLEPSARANDVRVIAPDRPGCGRSSPKPDRTIADAAASVRPVLDDAGVDCAPLAAFSGGAPYALSTAATLGERVTGVDLVAGATPPSFTDDAPAVQRFLTGLASATPSVLGALFRGQAWLADRADPSFVVGQYAADADAVPADAAATVKADFLAAFERHRSGAVTEFRAAGDDWGIDLGAVDIPVRLWHGTADANVPIAGARRLAEALPTADLRTLDGADHLGTLLRAAPEVLARPR
- a CDS encoding helix-turn-helix domain-containing protein is translated as MKRIRFSAAYPERLRHPLHRSIVGESPIARAELLMWSPTADATTLLWFDGDRDATTAAVEALDSLVARSLVRGAGGTYAFLRQDDYEFPAALLDTVASSRVIFLPPVVFREDGDVRFEAAGATAALSGFHDDLADLADLTIERVQEFERRATPSRLTDRQRAALEAAVSAGYYEVPREGTVADVAAALDCSTSTAGELLRKAEAAVVERAVESE
- a CDS encoding excinuclease ABC subunit C; translated protein: MDADAVRERARDLPTEPGVYQFRAGEATLYVGKALDLRDRVRSYADPRSGRIRGMVERADRIEFAVTDTETQALLLEANLIKRLRPRYNVRLKDDKSYPLVAFSDHEVPRIEVTRDPEAGAVAYGPFTDVGRVETVVKAVRDEYRLRGCSDHKYEGRDRPCLDYEMGICSAPCTGEISPAEYAEDVAAARRFFEGETGVLADPLRRRMEAAAEANEFERAANLRDRLEAVEAFHGEGGEAVSDRSDDRTVDVLAAAVEGDTARVARLHSERGQLVDRSRHRLDAAAVEDADGGPSSADANTPAAVLAAFLAQYYAEREFPDAVLLAERPADPDVVDWLEGEGVAVRVPGAGREAKLVELALKNARKRGGRDDPVGALGERLGIARPERIEGFDVSHAQGTAVVGSDVCFVDGSAETADYRRKKLTERNDDYANMRELVRWRAERALDGSDDRPDPDLLLIDGGDGQLGAARDALAETGWDVPVVALAKAEELVVTPTGTRRWDDDAPELHLLQRVRDEAHRFAVAYHQTVRDEVATVLDDVPGVGPETRRRLLRRFGSVENVREASREDLIDVDGVGDATADTLRERL